The Haliaeetus albicilla chromosome 4, bHalAlb1.1, whole genome shotgun sequence genomic sequence gcagcagggCTTTGACTCGTGCTCAAATCCCTGCTGAGCCCCTGGGCAACGGTCTGAACCAGCATCCTCAACATGCATggagcaggagagaaagcagcttCCCTTAAACCTCAATTCCAGGCATACAAATGATGGTATTTTGGATAAAAAGCTTGTGCGATTGAGCCCTCCATGCCAAGCCTAGAGCAGGACCTGAGCAGCACAGTGTTGGCTCCATCCAACAAGGCTGTTTGGAGCATCAACTCCAACCTGATGTGCTCCCAGGGAGAAACAGGAGCAGGTTATCTTCTCCTAAAGGAGGCATTTGACAAGGGGCAGAATCACATCCCTAACTGCCTCTAAGGGTAACGATgctgggaaaagagagtccTGCAAGGTGACAGGCAGTTTGGGCTgtacaaaaccccccaaaacattGCCTCGGGACTCACCTCTGGCTGCTCTTCACCCTGGGAGTGCTCAGCAAGGATGAATTTCAGAGCAGCGGGTTTGTCATGGCTGGGCGGGGAAGCGTTGACGAAGATTACCTGCTCTTTCGGCTCCACCATGCGGCAGCTCTTGGCCACACTGACGGCTGTCAGCATGTTGTCTCCTAGCAGAAAGAGGTGGTGGGGCTGAGTAACAGCGAGCGGTGTTTGCTAGCCAGTGCTGGCAGGGTCTCGCATGGCTGCAAGCCAAGAAGAGCAGTTCAGACCTGCTGCATCCTCCCTTCCAGCCACCACAGGCACGTTGTGGGtccctttgctttcctgtgttttgGGGGAGAGCTCCAAAATCTCATTTCTGCCCTACCCCAAAGAAAGGCAGCAGCTTCAAACCCTGGCAGCGCTGCTTGCCTTGCTGCAAAACACCCGAAGGTGACTCCTACGTCTCCCACCGTTAGCTGTGCAATTCGGGGTGCTCACGCGATATCAACTTTTATGTGATCAGCAGTGAAACCATGAGCAGCTTTGCTGTTAAAGCCACCCACCCGGTGTCTGTGGGTTCATGCTGCATCCATGAAAAAGCAGCCTGTACCCTTCCGCACCCCGCCTGCTGTGAGCCCACTGGCAAAGCAATGCAAACAAGTAGCAGGGATGCATAAAACCAGGGTCCAGGAGTCCTTGCCATGCCTCCCAGCTGCTTCAGGCCACTGATTTCTGGTGGAGAAACCCTTCACCCCTTGGTACATCAACAGTCAAACGTGTCCCATCTCTTCCCTGAGCCCAGCATTCCCTCTGCAGGGTCACCTGTCACCATGACGGGGCGGATGTTGGCGTTCCTCAGGAGGTGAATCACGGGTGCAGACTCTGGCTTGAGGACGTTTTTCATAACGAGGAACCCCAGAAAGGTCAGGCTGCTCTCCACGGAGTCCCTGGTGGGATACAACGAGCCGTTCAACACTCCCTTCAACACAAGGCAGAGCAGATCCATTGGTACAAACAGCTAAAAATCCATCTGGGAGGCAGCCTGCAATTGCTTTAGTATGTGTTAGGGTTTAATTCCTTGCAGGCTGCTAGGATGgggcaggctgcagggcagcaaaGCATCCCATGAAATGCTCAGAGCAAACAAGatgtaaatggagaaaaaagttGTTGGCACTAACCTTGGGAGCTGCAGGGCCTCCTCAAAGGTGGTCACTGTGCTCAGGGGTTTGCAAGCCAGACCCAAGACCCGGAAACCATCCGTGGTGTAGTGTCGCAGCATCTGGGAGAAATCCACGGGCACTGCCAGCCACGAGGGGAAAAGCAAGGTCAAAATAGCTCCTGAATGAACCGTGGCTGCACAGACCCAGCAAGGGCAGTCAGGGCTTGAGCTCCCAAAGGACTGAAGGGTTCTGGATGCTCATCCAGACTCCAACCCCCTTCCCTGTCTTCTGGCtcctattttcttcccctgacGTGGCTGGAGCTAATCCAAAGCTCTGTGACTCTGCAAACTGCCCCGTGGCATGACCGAGGATAATTCCCTGTGGGGATGAGCTGCAGGGGTGCAGACGGATGATGGAGCAGCAGGACTGGCTGCTTCTCAGCTGGGGAGTGATAGTGAACCCCTGTCGCCCAGCACGTACCTGTTTCCTTCCTGCAAAGGCTGGCCACCATCTCTGGTGCACCCTTGATGTAGACATGGGCTGAGGCTTCGCCAGGCAGCTTCACCAGGACGCTCATCCTctgcaaggaggaggagaaagggaaacgCCGGAGGATCCCCACGGGTGACTGGTGCTTCTGCGGAGGAGAGGGTGCAGGTGTCAGGGCCAGGCAGGAACTTCTCTGGGAGCTACAACCTCTCCAGGGGCTGTGAAGCACCTTTGGGAGTGCAGACCCAGTGACTTGGGGAACCTGAGCCACTCTGGTCCACAGGACCTACCCTGTCTCGTGGCTGTTCTTCCTCAGGCGGAGGTTTCATCACAGCCAAGACCTTCGTCCCAAACTGCTGGAAGGCGGGCagctcaccttcctcctcctccatcatCTCCAGGTGCTGAAACCAAGGCAGATGCTGAGATGGCAAAGCCCCACCTACCCCACAGCAGCCTATGGATGGTTTAAACACCCCTGCTCCTGGCAGAGCAAAATGTGTGCCACCTCACTCTTCACAGATAAGCAACTTTGCCCACTGCTTGTCTTACCCAGCCGGTGGACTCCACCATCTTGAGGTCCACAGGATCCCCGATGGGCTGTGTCCGCAGCAGTGAGATGGTGTGGCAGGTGGCCAGGGAGTAGAGCAAGGGACCGGCGGGCAGGCAGCGGGGCTCGTGGACGATGGGCATGAAGTAGTTGTTCTCCAGCGGGACCACCCCCCAGACATCCAGACCTTCCTCCGTCAGGGTTCCTGTCTGTGGGAAGACCGTGGTGGGTTCAGgccagccccctgagctggaaacTGTGGTCCCACAGCACTGCCCGAGACTCACCTTGTCGAAGCAAACCAGGCGGATCTTCCCGCAGAGGTTGATACGAGGAGGGCTGATGCAGAAGATGCCCTGTTTCTTCAGCCTGTTCTGGGCGTAGATGGTGCCCACTGTCATCgcagctgggagagctgggggcaCGATGACAGTGACGAGATCGAGGGCACGGATGATGATTTGCCCCACGGGGACCTGGcaggtgaggaggaagaggagtggGCATCCTGATAGCCCTCACCCATCTCCACTCGCATCGGCTGACAGTCCCAGTGCCAGCCTGCACTCAAGGATTCACCAGCTCCAACAACCCTACCTGGTTTTTAACCAAGATGAGGATGCTGTACAGTGTGCCGATAAAAGCTGTGTGCGAGAGAGAATGGGCTTGGTTACAAAGCAAAGCAGGTGAAGGGTGGGTTCAACCATTTAAGAGGAGCTtggctgctcctggctgtgcCTCCACACTCAGACGTACCCAGGATTGCGAGGAACAGGACGAACTtcacagcatccttgtagaaCTTGAAGCTCACGGGCTTAGGGTAGAGGATGGAGCTGATGAGATCCCCTTTGGCTGTGCAAAACCCTGCAGGAGAGGGGCAGAAGGTAAGCATGTGCAAAGTCACCGCTCCGAAGGATGCAGCTTAAGCCCAGCTTTTCCCCTCAATCCATTACCTGTGCGGGTCACCACAGCCAGCACTTCTCTGCCCACATAGGACTTGGCTTGGATGACCTGCGTCCCACAGAACAAGGTGTGCCGCCTGTGCTCCTCGGGGGAATAGATAGTGGTGGCTGCCTGGCTGCCAGCCGGGAGAGGGGTTTTCATCACCGGCACGCTCTCCCCTGCGGTAAGGAACACCATGGAGGGAGGTTCATcaccctggggggtcagggtCCAACCAGCCTGGATGGGAATGGGCTGCCGTAGGGCCACTGAGATACAAGGCTCATCCTCTCCCCCAAAATCCCAAGCAAAAGCTGGGGTGGCAGAGGCGTGCAGTGGCTCTTACCTGTCAGCATGCTCTCGTTGACCATGCACTCGCCCGTCAGCAGCGCGGCATCGCAAGGGACCAGCATCCCATCTGTTGGGAGGCTGATGCAATCACCTGGCACCAAGTCTGCGGAGCTCACTACCATCTCCTCTGGAAAAAAGTGCGCCGTGCTCAGACACATCATCCTGGCACCATCCCAAACAGCTTCACGCCAGGAGCCCTCGCTCATCATGGGCATCACACTCACCTCCGCTGGGGCGATGGACTCGGACACCGACCGACATCTTGGCCATGTTTTGCAGTGTGGCACTTTGCTGCAAGGGAGGGAGCAGTTAGCAGCCACCCCAGGGCAGCtcaaaaagcacagcaaagcaTCCGTAAGGCAGGTCTCAAAGGCTCGGGACCACAGATGAAGGACAAGGAAACCTGCCCCACCATTGGGAGTATGGGCTGTCCTCACCCAGCTGGGCTCAGAGGAAGTTCAACATCAGCACAGAGGTCAAACACCATCAGAAAATGGGCTACTTCACTAGAGCTGCTTGTCCCAAATAAGCTCATCACCAACCTTCCTCGTCTCATAGAGGGACAGCCCTAAGGAGATGGTAGAGATGAGGAAGATGCAGGCAGCGTAGTAGTAATAGGCATCACAGACCCACAGCACAATGCTGAAGACTTGGAAGATGTAGAAGGGATTGAGCACCTGGAAGGGaacaagcagagagagaagttttttggggggagggctTCCTTGAGCCCATCATGAGACCTCCAGGCTCCTTGAGGAAAAACTGCTTATGCAGAGGAGAAGCTGGCCCTTCCCTGGGGCTGGAGATGAACTAGCTGACTTCTTACAAACCCTTCATCCTTCCCCGGCTTTGCTTACGGTCAGTATTCCTGAGGATGCTCAGCCACCTCTGCAACTATCTGGGGATGCTCCTGTCTGAGCTAAGAGGCAGGATGGGTCCCGTCCACAGCTGTACCAGCTCTGCCTTCTCTGATCTCTGCCCAGGCTGCCTCTCCTAAAGTCCTCTCCTCCCTACCAGAGAGGAAGGGCCCATAAAGCACTTGCAGTAAGGGACACGGAGCAGGGGAAGGATCTGCCCTGGGACAACTTGCTCTTTTGAAGCACAGCCCATAGATGCACACCTCCTCCACCAACAGCCTTGCGTAGGACTTGACTGGCACCTCGATGAGGTTCGGTCCATAGATCTTCCTTctgcaaaggggagagaaaagcaagGGGGAAGGCAAACGCATGCTAGGGAAAAGCTGCATTTCCAACTCGAGGGACCCTCATGCTGCCCAGACCTCCATGTGAGTCCAATTATGTGAAGAAGCCAAGCCAGGGCAATCCAGCCCACCTAGCTGTCCTTGCTTTTGAGGTCTGAACGCAAGAAAAACCCAGGCTCCAGGATTTGCTGGTCCCTGGAAAAGCCTCATCTGCGCTCCCCGGGTAGGTCCCACGAAGCTGGTAGATCCCTACCTGGTGTTGTGGTCTTGCTGGTCGAGCCCAGCCTGGGAGAGGTGGAGATCTGTACAGGTCCAACCTTCATCCAAGACGCTGGCAAGTGTGaagggaaagcaaaacagagaaacagagtCAAAAATCAGCAGGAGCCTGGCCCTGTGGAACAAACACCATGTCCAAGTTcttggtgaaaaaaaaccaccctttAGGAAAGGGAGAGCATCTTGTTCCTCAGCCTCTGACACAGTTTGCGGGCACCAAGGAGCGGGAACAAAAGGGGCACAGTTCGGAGAGCTGCGAGCGGCACAGCGCAGTGAGGACCATCCAGCATGGGGCAGCTGCCAAACTACTTCACCCGGTTTCCTCTGCCCACAAAGACAGGCAACATCAACAACTTGGGGGGAGAGgcagcacagcttctctggCCCAACGCTCTAGGGATGGTCTCCAAAGGCTTTGCAGCACGGAGAAAAGCTCAAGTGCAGTTATGTGACTTCCAGCCGGGCAGGACCATTTTGGGGGAGCTGAGGGGCCAAGGAGAGCAGCCGAGAGATGCAGAGAGGTTTGCTGTGGCAGGGTGGGACAGAGAAATACCTGACTTTGCAGTATGCCTGCCGCCGTTCGATCCAGATGTAGCGCATGCCCTCGAAGAGATAGTACCGCAAGATGTTCTTCTGAGCAgaggaggacagaaaaaaataaggtatTTAGCAGGATATGAGGGCAGCCCACACCAAGGGAGAGGATTTGCAGGGTGGTGGGTGGGAAGGGTCGCTAGCGTTACCTCTTCCTTCTCATGCAGCCGGATGGTGTCCCGGCTCTCCTCCTCATCCGACACGCCGATGGCGATGCTGCTCCTCCGGTCCTCCAGCTTGGCCCCAGGGTGATGCTCCAGGCTGCTCGGGGTGGAAAACCAAGGGTCAGTCCTTCCCCATCCACCAGCGCTGCTGCAAACACCCCCCCTCCCTTGAAGCCAAAAGCACACGCAAGCCCCTGCCCGCCGGCATCTCTGCGGGGACGTGAGCCCAGCTCACCTGCCCTCGCCCAGCGCCTCCGTGTGCACACGTGTGGTGAAGCACTGTCCAAATCGGTCCTGCAACACAGGCATGGGtctgagcagagggaaaagggaagctCCCCGTGTGTCCTCCCTGCTCCTTCAAACAGGGACAGTGtcgcaggcaggcagggagtcCCCGGCCACCCGTCCCAGATGACAGCTGGGTTTCAGGGACgataaataaagagaaatgcGAAACCAGGCTGGCTGCTACAGAAGGGGAAAGTGCAAAATTATTccaggaataataataattcctGGAATAATCTGGCTCTGAGGTAGCGCATTGCTTGATGAAAGGAGACGTCAAACACAATTAGGGAGGGGAGGGTGACAAGTAGCAAGGAACATGCCCGGGGCCATCCTGGGAAGCCAGTGGCAGAGCCCAACCCCAGAACCCTGGGTCCCCTGGACCCCTCTGGGGACTTACTCTGATGATTACCCAGTCAGCCTGGCCGAGGGCGCAGGGCTTGCACTTTGCCTGCACCTCCAGGCTTGGCTTCCAGTGGAAAAGGACAAGAAGCAGCCCTGCCGTCAGCACGGAGCAAGCATGGCACAGGGCCACCCGCCACGTCTTGGTCTGGTAGCCCGTGACCTCCTGGAAGAGAGGAGGTCACCTTTACAGGATGCTTATTcataaaataaactgaaattaagaTTATCTAGCATCTAAATCCTAAACTGATAAAAGCCCTAAGCCTCCTGGCGTGGCTTAACACCAGGCAGGTGACAATCAAGTAGCTTTGGGGCTGGAAAACCACCATCTTGTGCTGGTGTTGCAGATAACACATGGTTTTTGTGCCAACCCAACCCTGGCATGCCTTCCGCCCCGCGGTGAACCCTCAGACCTACCATGCGGGATTTATCGGCGTCTCGCTGCAGCGTCCCGTAGCCTGGCCGCTGGTtccccagcagcctgctgctgtcTGCAAAGTCAAAGAACAGGGCAAAAAATAAAGGGAGCTGATCTGAGGGGTTATTTAGGAGATGCCACAGTGATGGGCTCCCAGCTGCAGCGATGACATCCCCGGATCAGTCCCAGAAGGCGGCTGGACTTGGTGTCCCCTCTGCCAACCACCCTGGCTCCCGGCAGAGCCGCTCAGGGCCACCTCTGCCACGCAAGGGGATGCTGCGGGCACGGGGCACCCCAGCGCTGCCCAGTCACCCTCCCACGGCACGTGACGGTCACACGAACAATGCCAAAAGAGCCCGAGGAGAAAAGCTGGCACAAAAACAGCGGCTTAGCAGCCgggggaagggagcagggctggtgcAGAGCCAGGTCAAGTACAGGGAGAGCTCTCCCTGCCACTTTTCAAGCTTGTTTGTTCCTTGTGTTCCCCCCTGCATGGAGGACGtggccacaaaaaaaaatttgctttttctagtTTTAATGATGCCCAGCGCGGCTCAGCACCTCCGATTCACGTCACTCTCTACTGCACCCCGATGACCAGCCTGGGAGACAGGGATCGCTGGAGGCATTGCCATAATCATCCCAGGTGGGATTTTAATCATCACCCTCTGTCCCATGAAGTTAGAACCACTTATGCCCTAAATCCACGCCGGATTACAAGTCACGGCGTCCAACTCCGGGATCTTAAAGCAGCAGCGGGGAGATAACACGTAGCACAAACACAAACCCAGGAGCTAGTTCCCACCCTTGGAGCTGGCAGATAATTTTCCTGGCTGGGCTGGGTTCAGATTTCCAGGAGGGCACTCCGACCGGCTTAACGATTTACACACCGGGTGGGAGCCCATGTACCCATCCTCTGCCGGAAAAGCCACCCTGGCTGGATTCCTGCCGCTCCCTGGTCCGACCCTAGAGCTCGTCTGCAGGTGACAAAAGGAATTAATTAAAACCATCCCTTGGTTTTGATGACTACCAGGGATGGGGTCTCCATCTCACCAAGCGACCCAGTCAGTAGCCAGCTCCCAAAACACAGCCGGTGCCGCTCCAAGGGATAAGTTCCAGgttgaggaaggagggggatgAGCACAATGGATGgcttattaaaacaaaagccCTCCCAGGAGCCAAAAGGAATGGCTGTGAAGCTCGCAAAGGGCCCGCGAGGAGGGGAGATGCCAGATTTCCCCGCTGCCGGTGTCAAACTCTGTGAAAAGCATCAATTCCAGGTTAAACGAGGCCGGGAGCGGGTGCGGGAGGGCGAGAAGGAGCGTGTGCCGCCCTTCAAAAGAGCAGAACAAAGGAGAGGGCGAGGGGCTGCCTTGCACAAAGGCTTTTCTCCAGCGCTGTCTGCAGGGTTTGCAGAAGGGGGAAAGTATCGAAACAACCTGAAAACAGCCCAGTTAGCTTTCTGTACCTCCCCAAACCAGGCTGCGTAGCAAGAAGCACAGCCCACCTCTCCGCCTGAACTCTGCTGTTAGCAACAACAAAATTATTACGACTTCCTTGATCCTATAAGCAACAAATCTTTTGGAGGAGCGCACGACCACGGCTGCAACCGGCTCTGTCCTGCAGAGCTGCGGCTCTTGCacaaccccatccccatccctgttgGTTTTCTCACCTCCCACTCCCATCCCAGCTGCTCCCCAAAACACGGCGAGCGAGAAAGAGCTCTCGCCTTGACTCACCGCACCTTAACCCGCCGGTTGCGCAAGCGGAGCCGTTCCCCGTTGGGATGGGATCGGTACAGCCGTCACCACCTGCCCGCTGGCGGACGTGCCCAGGAAGAATCCGGCACTGGTGGAGGGGAGGGCAGAACGCCATGGAGCTGCGCTACCAGTTTGAATCGCGGCGCAGCGGCCACAACTCGTCAGCAAACACAGCGTGGGGGCACCTGGCTGTCCCTCCTCTGGCTCCCAAAGCTGGAGGGTTTTACCCCTGAGCTTGTCTGGAGAGCCCTGGGGAAGAGAtttgcttctctttctgctgctaAAGGGGGGCTTAAGGGGGAGATAACAGCCAGGAGCGGTGGCAAACTCAGGGAGGGGTCAGCAATGCACCAGCCCAGCTTGCAAAGGGAAGAGTGGAGCCACAATTCCCCACTGATGCCAGGTTTGCCCAGCCAAAACGCTGCTTGAAGTCCCAGCTGCCTGGCTCCGAGAAGAGTTTGTGCCCTGTCTTGCACCTTTCAGAGAATGACCACGCGTCCCTGCTATCAAGGTTGGGGGGAAAACTGGGGAGAAAGATGCTCAGGATGCCCTGACATCTAGCACGTGTCCTAGCAGGAAAGGACATACCCTCTGACGCCAGAAAGCAGAGTTGGAAACCTTGAGCCCACGTGTCTCGTGGCACTGAACACCCCTCTGCAAAGCTGCCCTTGCTGGGGACCATTTGCGAACGCCAGCGCCGGTCCTTGCCCTGAGACTTCATCCCAAGACACAGCCtttctccccagcagcacaCACGCATCAAAAGCGGATGCACGCTGGTCCCAGAGACCTTCTCCACAAGCTCCCTTTGCAGTCACGGCCCTTTTACAAGCACCTTGCTTGaagcaaacaaaccccaagGGGACTTTGAGATCTCCCTCCATGCTCACGGTCCCCGTTGGATGCTCAGGGCTTCCTGAGCAGCATCCTCCAtccatctatctatctatccaCCCACCCACATGTGCAGGCTAGAGATCGCATGCAAGAAGAGGAAGGTCCACCCAAGGAGGTTACTGCTCCAGCTAGCAAGGTCTGGTGCTGTCTGGTTGACAGGATGGTGTTGACAAGGTCAATCTGGGCCCTTGGAGATGGGGACATGGAAAATCGGGATGAGGCAAAAgtaaggaaggagggaggaggaaaggaaaatggcGTTTGGGTCACGTAGGGCAAGATTTAACTCAGGAGGATATTTCAGAGCAGCCTTCAGGCTCTAGTTGGGGATGGGAGATGTCACGGTCGGCTGCAAGCCCAGACCCAGTGAGGGGTTGGGATGAGATGGCGTCAATTCTCCTGCCATTTCTACCAAGCCAACATAAACCTGTCTGCACAAGCCAACGGGAGAGAAACATGCCATTCTGCCTGCCACGCAGCCGGAGCAAACGTGTTTTACCAGGCGGTCTGGTCCTACCCAGACATGGCAGCATCCACTGGGGGAGCACAATTGGAAAAACGCCCCAAggctggaagaaacaaaaggatgAGACAGGCTCATTACAAGGTGGGACATGGAATATGGGGATTCAGGCTCTGCTGTTGCTAGTAACGCCAGGGGAATCGCTCTTGTGCATCAAACCTTTGAgatgggagagaaaacaaagtcCTTGTAGGCAAGGTGCCCTCCCAGTAGCCCTGTCCACCTCAAACTGGTGGCTGAGGCAACGGCAGTCAAACCTTTCCAGCAGGGCGGGTTTCTCCCCCACCCCGGACAGGCATCGCCCTGACCTCTCCTGCACCCAGTTTTGCAAGACCTCGCTGTACGCCAAAACCACCTGCCGAGCTGGAGATAAGCGCTCGGCAGCTTCAGGGAGCATCCTCGCTTGGGCAACCACCAGtgaggggggcaaaaaaagGTTTATATCCAAACCCCACATTTTCCTCAAATGCTGGTTAAATAAAGTGCTCCTACCTCCCTTAGGGAGAGAGAGGCTGTGTTCCTCGCAGCCCATCATCTCCATTTTGGTGTGTTAAGCCAGGATTAGAGCATCTCCTGTCTCTTAAGCTAGCCTCCCAGGCTGGCAGCGTTAAACCTGAGTACCCTTAAGAAGCACACGGGGAAAAAAGGGGTGAGGTTTAACCCCCCCGAGTGCTGCTATGCTGCAGATCTGGAGCAAAAGATGGGCAAAGGGGTCCAAGGGGCTGTCAGGGGGATCAGCACGGTGGCAGGGACCATGGTGGCAGGGACCACAGCCGGGCAAGCCCCACGGAGCCAAGTCCAGGCACCCAAAAAGCCCTCTGATGGGTGGCCAGCCGTGGTGCAGTCACACTCCTCCCTTTCCTGCCACAAAGCTCTTCCTCTCGCCCCTGCGCCGCCTTCGAGAAACTCCTCTGTGCCAACCAGGGCAAACTCAAAAGGAAACGGGTAAAGGTTGCACAGGCTGCACTAATTCTGTATGCCCTGGAATGAGAAACGCTGCTGGCACGAGGGATGCAGGGCACCTCAGATGCTTTCTCCAGTGCAATATCACACCCAACACTAGGCTGAACCTAAAGCTGTATTTTTCGGCCTCTTCTGAATGCCTTGATGCCTGTCCTCCCCTGCCAGCTTTGACCCTGCAAAGGGTCTTTTGGCTGAAAGGCCAAGCTGTGGTCAGCAGCGATACCAATTCAGGGCTCGCTTACCCGACATCACATTGCAACCTTTACCAGCACAAGAAAACCTCGGGACTGCTCTGCTCATGGGGTCAGAAAGGCAACACAGTCCTTCACAACCTTAAAATCCACCCCGATCTCCGTGATGCCGACTAAAGACGCCGCAAAGGGGTGCTTGGCTCCAGCTGCAGACCCCAACCCGCTCGGAGCCTCCCCGAACACCAAGTCGGATCAACCTGCTTGCAGGGAAGCAGCCCCCGGCAGGCTGCAGGGATTCAGCCATGGGGTTCGGTGGGCTCAGAGCATCCCAAAGCGACGCCTGGGTTTCGTTGCCCCACGTCTCGCGTGGATCAATCGGCGCACGCCTTAGCACAGACTCCACGTATCCTTGTCAGCAGGAGCGGGGCCAGGAGCTCATGTCCCGACGGgatgcaaagcaaaacagttctGCAGCAACGAAGCACCGACTGAAGGCTGCAACAGCCCCGTGACAGCAAAAGCACAAACCCGGTTACCCGCGGCTTTGCAGAGCGTTTTCCAGACCCACGGCACCCTAGGGTGGGCAGGGGCTCCCGTGGGACATTGCTGCGCTCCCCGCTCAGCTCTGccaccccttccccccccccaaaatttgCGCTGCCGGGGTGGGGGCAGCACCCCGCTTTGCACCATCCCCCGCTCCTCCTTTCGCAAACGCCGCTGGAGGAGGAAATAAAGCGAAATAAAGCGAAGCTGCCCTCCCCTCCGCACCTTGCGTGCAGCCTCCCCCTTCCCGCACAACCCATCCCACAGGCAcggccgcggggggggggggatgagcGCAACCGCCGGGGGGCCACGCACGATGCAACACCCGTGGGGGGCCACGCACGCAGCGCAAACCCCGGGGCTCCCCGATGCAACCCGGGGGGGGCCGTGCACACCGcagcccttcccttccctcccacccccacccccctccccacgcGTGGGCCCCCTGACCTGAGCTCATGGCGGGCGGCCACGCGCGGGCCGGGGTGCGGGCGCCCCGGGGCCGGAGCCCCGCGCGCACCCAGCTCCGCGGCGCGCGGCGGAAGGGCGGCGCGCAGGGGCTGCTGGGACTTGTAGTCCTTTACCCCCCAAAAGGCAGGAGACACCCCGGGGTgttggccccccccccccccccccggctttaCAACCGCTCCGTGGCACGGCAATGCACTTGGGTCTGCCCCTCGAGGGGGGCTCTACGCCCCCCCACCAGCAAAATACCCAGGGTCCACCCCCAAAAAGGGCTTTGCACCCCTGTATCTTGCAAGGAAACACACTGGGCTCTGGCCCCAAAAAGGGTTTGCACCCCCATATCTTGCAAGGAAACACACCAGGCTTTGCCCCCCCGTATCTTGCAAGGAAACGCACCAGGCTCCACCCCCAAAAAGGGTTTTGCACCCCCATATCTCACAAGGGAACACACTGGGCTC encodes the following:
- the ATP13A2 gene encoding polyamine-transporting ATPase 13A2 isoform X6; protein product: MSSDSSRLLGNQRPGYGTLQRDADKSRMEVTGYQTKTWRVALCHACSVLTAGLLLVLFHWKPSLEVQAKCKPCALGQADWVIIRDRFGQCFTTRVHTEALGEGSLEHHPGAKLEDRRSSIAIGVSDEEESRDTIRLHEKEENILRYYLFEGMRYIWIERRQAYCKVSVLDEGWTCTDLHLSQAGLDQQDHNTRRKIYGPNLIEVPVKSYARLLVEEVLNPFYIFQVFSIVLWVCDAYYYYAACIFLISTISLGLSLYETRKQSATLQNMAKMSVGVRVHRPSGEEMVVSSADLVPGDCISLPTDGMLVPCDAALLTGECMVNESMLTGESVPVMKTPLPAGSQAATTIYSPEEHRRHTLFCGTQVIQAKSYVGREVLAVVTRTGFCTAKGDLISSILYPKPVSFKFYKDAVKFVLFLAILAFIGTLYSILILVKNQVPVGQIIIRALDLVTVIVPPALPAAMTVGTIYAQNRLKKQGIFCISPPRINLCGKIRLVCFDKTGTLTEEGLDVWGVVPLENNYFMPIVHEPRCLPAGPLLYSLATCHTISLLRTQPIGDPVDLKMVESTGWHLEMMEEEEGELPAFQQFGTKVLAVMKPPPEEEQPRDRKHQSPVGILRRFPFSSSLQRMSVLVKLPGEASAHVYIKGAPEMVASLCRKETVPVDFSQMLRHYTTDGFRVLGLACKPLSTVTTFEEALQLPRDSVESSLTFLGFLVMKNVLKPESAPVIHLLRNANIRPVMVTGDNMLTAVSVAKSCRMVEPKEQVIFVNASPPSHDKPAALKFILAEHSQGEEQPEGLHQQDGCFLQPQPCHFALNGKSFAVVCEHFADLLPKILIRATVFARMSPDQKTQLVCSLQELNYCVGMCGDGANDCGALKAADVGISLSEAEASVASPFTSRVANIECVPTVIREGRCSLVTSFGVFKYMALYSLVQFVSVLLLYTINTNLSDFQFLFFDLIITTTVAVLMGRTGPAQELGVERPQGALISILVLGSLLLQTALLITLQVLSYFITISQSWYVPLNSTVTAPQNLPNYENTVLFCVTGFQYLILAIAMSKGYPFREPLYTNVLFLVVLILLFGLMIWLTLYPLGFPKTLLKLQDIDDLNFKLLLLGIAALNFFAAFVLETALDHGLLSCLRKLRRKKVSKKLFKRLEKELSQQQPSWPPLNEPLFATPKMSIAVR
- the ATP13A2 gene encoding polyamine-transporting ATPase 13A2 isoform X5 yields the protein MSSDSSRLLGNQRPGYGTLQRDADKSRMEVTGYQTKTWRVALCHACSVLTAGLLLVLFHWKPSLEVQAKCKPCALGQADWVIIRDRFGQCFTTRVHTEALGEGSSLEHHPGAKLEDRRSSIAIGVSDEEESRDTIRLHEKEEKNILRYYLFEGMRYIWIERRQAYCKVSVLDEGWTCTDLHLSQAGLDQQDHNTRRKIYGPNLIEVPVKSYARLLVEEVLNPFYIFQVFSIVLWVCDAYYYYAACIFLISTISLGLSLYETRKQSATLQNMAKMSVGVRVHRPSGEEMVVSSADLVPGDCISLPTDGMLVPCDAALLTGECMVNESMLTGESVPVMKTPLPAGSQAATTIYSPEEHRRHTLFCGTQVIQAKSYVGREVLAVVTRTGFCTAKGDLISSILYPKPVSFKFYKDAVKFVLFLAILAFIGTLYSILILVKNQVPVGQIIIRALDLVTVIVPPALPAAMTVGTIYAQNRLKKQGIFCISPPRINLCGKIRLVCFDKTGTLTEEGLDVWGVVPLENNYFMPIVHEPRCLPAGPLLYSLATCHTISLLRTQPIGDPVDLKMVESTGWHLEMMEEEEGELPAFQQFGTKVLAVMKPPPEEEQPRDRKHQSPVGILRRFPFSSSLQRMSVLVKLPGEASAHVYIKGAPEMVASLCRKETVPVDFSQMLRHYTTDGFRVLGLACKPLSTVTTFEEALQLPRDSVESSLTFLGFLVMKNVLKPESAPVIHLLRNANIRPVMVTGDNMLTAVSVAKSCRMVEPKEQVIFVNASPPSHDKPAALKFILAEHSQGEEQPEGLHQQDGCFLQPQPCHFALNGKSFAVVCEHFADLLPKILIRATVFARMSPDQKTQLVCSLQELNYCVGMCGDGANDCGALKAADVGISLSEAEASVASPFTSRVANIECVPTVIREGRCSLVTSFGVFKYMALYSLVQFVSVLLLYTINTNLSDFQFLFFDLIITTTVAVLMGRTGPAQELGVERPQGALISILVLGSLLLQTALLITLQVLSYFITISQSWYVPLNSTVTAPQNLPNYENTVLFCVTGFQYLILAIAMSKGYPFREPLYTNVLFLVVLILLFGLMIWLTLYPLGFPKTLLKLQDIDDLNFKLLLLGIAALNFFAAFVLETALDHGLLSCLRKLRRKKVSKKLFKRLEKELSQQQPSWPPLNEPLFATPKMSIAVR